A single window of Gossypium arboreum isolate Shixiya-1 chromosome 13, ASM2569848v2, whole genome shotgun sequence DNA harbors:
- the LOC108461550 gene encoding nascent polypeptide-associated complex subunit alpha-like protein 1 yields the protein MAAQTDKEIEEILAAHLEQQKVDSEQIVVEDDVDEDDDEDEDDDKDEDDAEGHHDGEGAARSKQSRSEKKSRKAMLKLGMKPIPGVSRVTVKKSKNILFIISKPDVFKSPTSDTYVIFGEAKIEDLSSQLQTQAAEQFKAPDLSHVISKPEPEPSTSAQDDEEVDETGVEPKDIELVMTQAGVSRSKAVKALKAADGDIVSAIMELTT from the exons ATGGCTGCCCAGACCGACAAAGAAATCGAAGAGATCCTCGCCGCTCATCTCGAACAACAGAAAGTCGAT TCGGAACAAATTGTAGTTGAAGATGACGTTGATGAAGACGACGATGAAGATGAGGACGATGACAAGGATGAAGATGATGCCGAAG GACATCATGATGGAGAAGGAGCAGCTAGGTCAAAACAAAGCAGAAGCGAAAAGAAAAGTCGCAAAGCAATGTTGAAACTTGGGATGAAACCAATTCCGGGTGTTAGCCGAGTCACCGTCAAGAAGAGCAAGAAT ATCTTATTTATCATTTCAAAACCAGATGTCTTCAAGAGCCCCACATCAGATACCTATGTTATTTTCGGAGAAGCTAAGATCGAGGACTTGAGCTCGCAATTGCAGACTCAGGCTGCTGAGCAATTTAAGGCTCCTGATCTCAGTCACGTAATCTCCAAACCTGAACCCGAGCCATCAACATCGGCTCAGGACGATGAAGAAGTAGATGAGACTGGAGTCGAACCAAAGGACATTGAGTTGGTAATGACACAAGCAGGAGTCTCGAGGTCGAAAGCTGTCAAGGCACTCAAAGCTGCAGATGGGGATATTGTTTCTGCTATAATGGAGCTAACAACCTAA